In one Mucilaginibacter sp. PAMB04168 genomic region, the following are encoded:
- a CDS encoding aminotransferase class III-fold pyridoxal phosphate-dependent enzyme has protein sequence MKLFDVYPINPIEIVKGVGSLVYDAQGTEYLDLYGGHAVISIGHTNPRYVKRLEDQLHQIGFYSNSVEIPLQKQLAEKLGRVSGKNDYQLFLCNSGAEANENALKLASFYNGKKKVIAFSKAFHGRTSLAVAVTDNPKIVAPVNETDNVIFLPWCDESALEHAFSQNEISSVIIEGIQGVGGIQVATESFLQKIRALCDQYNAVFIADSVQCGYGRTGKFYSHDFAGVDADIYSMAKGMGNGFPIGAISISPKIKPAYGMLGTTFGGNHLACAAALAVLEEIEENNLMQNAAEVGQYLITELRKFEQVIEVRGRGLMIGIELPQELADVRKELLYKHHIFTGEAKPNVVRLLPALNLTKAHADQFLEAFAQTLKAAHAVA, from the coding sequence ATGAAACTATTTGATGTTTACCCCATCAATCCGATTGAGATTGTAAAGGGTGTTGGTAGTTTGGTTTACGATGCTCAGGGTACCGAGTATCTGGATCTATATGGCGGTCATGCCGTAATTTCTATTGGTCATACTAACCCACGATATGTAAAACGATTGGAAGATCAGTTACATCAGATAGGTTTTTACTCAAACTCTGTAGAAATACCCTTGCAAAAGCAACTGGCCGAAAAATTGGGCCGAGTATCGGGCAAGAACGACTACCAGTTATTTTTGTGTAACTCCGGTGCCGAGGCTAACGAAAATGCTTTAAAGCTTGCTTCTTTTTACAACGGTAAAAAGAAAGTTATTGCCTTTAGTAAAGCTTTCCATGGCCGTACCTCGCTGGCTGTTGCAGTAACTGATAATCCTAAAATTGTAGCGCCGGTTAATGAGACCGACAATGTAATCTTTTTGCCCTGGTGCGATGAAAGTGCATTAGAGCATGCATTTTCCCAAAACGAAATATCATCTGTTATAATTGAAGGCATACAAGGGGTTGGTGGTATACAGGTAGCAACCGAAAGCTTTTTGCAAAAAATAAGAGCGCTGTGCGATCAGTATAATGCGGTATTTATCGCCGATTCGGTTCAGTGCGGTTATGGCCGTACGGGCAAATTCTATTCACATGATTTTGCAGGGGTTGACGCTGATATTTACAGCATGGCCAAAGGCATGGGTAATGGTTTTCCTATTGGTGCTATCAGCATCTCTCCTAAAATTAAGCCAGCTTATGGTATGTTGGGTACTACTTTTGGCGGTAACCATTTAGCCTGCGCGGCTGCTTTAGCGGTTTTAGAGGAAATAGAAGAAAATAACCTAATGCAGAATGCTGCCGAAGTTGGCCAATACTTGATTACTGAACTTAGGAAGTTTGAGCAGGTCATAGAAGTTCGTGGTCGTGGTTTGATGATTGGCATCGAACTACCGCAGGAACTGGCCGACGTTCGTAAAGAGCTTTTGTATAAGCACCATATTTTTACAGGCGAAGCTAAACCCAATGTAGTTAGATTGCTACCTGCGCTAAACTTAACCAAAGCACATGCCGACCAGTTTTTAGAAGCATTTGCACAAACCCTGAAAGCTGCGCACGCCGTAGCTTAA
- a CDS encoding N-acetylornithine carbamoyltransferase, with product MKQFTSVHDVTDINALVAEALQLKSAPYAFQHLGKNKTIGLVFLNPSLRTRMSTQKAALNLGMNAMVLNIDKEGWALELQDGAIMNGTTVEHIREAAAVLGQYVDIIGVRSFPGLKDREADYSETIFNKFVEFCGVPVVSLESATRHPLQSLTDLITITELKTVERPKVVLTWAPHIKALPQAVPNSFAEWMCRADVDFVIAHPEGYNLSTEFTEGATITHNQQEALVGADFVYVKNWSAYEPYGEMPGSYPEWMLDNEMLQATNNAKVMHCLPVRRNLELSDEVLDGPHSAVIHEAGNRVWAAQAVLKQLLESL from the coding sequence ATGAAGCAATTTACATCCGTACACGACGTAACCGATATTAACGCCTTAGTTGCCGAAGCACTGCAGCTAAAGAGCGCCCCTTACGCCTTTCAGCACTTAGGCAAAAACAAGACCATAGGCTTAGTGTTCCTTAACCCAAGCTTGCGTACCCGGATGAGCACACAAAAGGCGGCTCTTAACCTGGGGATGAACGCCATGGTGCTCAACATTGATAAGGAAGGTTGGGCTTTGGAACTACAGGATGGCGCCATTATGAACGGTACAACAGTTGAGCATATACGTGAGGCGGCGGCAGTTTTGGGTCAGTATGTGGATATCATTGGTGTGCGTTCGTTTCCGGGACTGAAAGACCGTGAAGCAGATTACAGCGAAACTATCTTCAATAAGTTTGTAGAATTTTGTGGCGTACCGGTGGTAAGCCTGGAATCAGCCACCCGCCACCCGCTGCAAAGCCTTACCGATTTAATAACCATTACAGAACTTAAAACGGTTGAGCGACCTAAGGTAGTACTTACCTGGGCACCACACATCAAAGCGTTGCCTCAGGCAGTACCTAATTCTTTTGCTGAATGGATGTGCCGTGCCGACGTTGATTTTGTAATTGCACACCCCGAGGGGTATAACTTAAGCACCGAATTTACAGAAGGTGCAACTATTACCCATAACCAACAGGAGGCCTTAGTTGGTGCCGATTTTGTGTATGTAAAGAATTGGTCGGCTTATGAGCCTTACGGTGAGATGCCTGGCAGCTACCCGGAGTGGATGCTTGATAACGAAATGCTGCAAGCTACCAACAACGCCAAAGTTATGCATTGCTTGCCTGTACGCCGAAACCTGGAGCTTTCAGACGAAGTTCTTGACGGGCCACACTCAGCCGTTATACATGAGGCCGGCAACCGCGTATGGGCTGCTCAGGCGGTATTAAAGCAGCTTTTAGAAAGCTTATAA